The Mesorhizobium koreense genome includes a window with the following:
- the rpoB gene encoding DNA-directed RNA polymerase subunit beta, whose product MAQTQTFNGRRRVRKFFGKIPEVAEMPNLIEVQKASYDQFLMVEEPEGGRLDEGLQAVFKSVFPISDFSGSSMLEFVKYEFEAPKFDVDECRQRDLTYAAPLKVTLRLIVFDIDEDTQAKSIKDIKEQDVYMGDMPLMTSNGTFIINGTERVIVSQMHRSPGVFFDHDKGKSHSSGKLLFAARVIPYRGSWLDIEFDSKDIVHARIDRRRKIPVTSLLMALGMNGEEILSTYYDKITYQRDGDHWRIPFNVERFRGLKAVGDLVDADTGEIVVEAGKKITARQARQLAEKGLKAIKATDEDLVGSYIAEDIVNPETGEIYLEAGDELEMTVDAKSGERKGNLVDLLASNADQIEILDIDHVNVGAYIRNTLAVDKNESRQEALFDIYRVMRPGEPPTLETAEAMFNSLFFDSERYDLSAVGRVKMNMRLELDCPDTVRVLRKEDILAVVKTLVELRDGKGEIDDIDNLGNRRVRSVGELMENQYRVGLLRMERAIKERMSSIEIDTVMPQDLINAKPAAAAVREFFGSSQLSQFMDQTNPLSEITHKRRLSALGPGGLTRERAGFEVRDVHVTHYGRICPIETPEGPNIGLINSLATFARVNKYGFIESPYRKIVDGRVSSDVVYLSAMEEAKHYVAQANAELDKNGAFADEFVICRHAGEVMMAPRENVDLMDVSPKQMVSVAAALIPFLENDDANRALMGSNMQRQAVPLVRAEAPFVGTGMEPVVARDSGAAIGARRGGVVDQVDATRIVIRATEDIEPGRSGVDIYRLQKFQRSNQSTCINQRPLVRMGDRVNKGDIIADGPSTDLGDLALGRNVLVAFMPWNGYNYEDSILLSERIVADDVFTSIHIEEFEVMARDTKLGPEEITRDIPNVSEEALKNLDEAGIVYIGAEVQPGDILVGKITPKGESPMTPEEKLLRAIFGEKASDVRDTSMRMPPGAFGTVVEVRVFNRHGVEKDERAMAIEREEIERLAKDRDDEQAILDRNVYSRLSDMLDGKEAIAGPKGYKKGSKLNAEMLAEYPRSQWWQFAVEDGKLQGQLEALRGQYDDSKSALEQRFMDKVEKVQRGDEMPPGVMKMVKVFVAVKRKMQPGDKMAGRHGNKGVVSRIVPVEDMPFLEDGTHVDIVLNPLGVPSRMNVGQILETHLGWACAGMGRQIGELIEAYKESGNIKPLRAKVENLIPSNDRNEPVRSYDDESVVRLADQMKRGVSIATPVFDGAHESDINGMLEEAGLNSSGQSTLYDGRTGEPFDRKVTVGYIYMLKLHHLVDDKIHARSIGPYSLVTQQPLGGKAQFGGQRFGEMEVWALEAYGAAYTLQEMLTVKSDDVAGRTKVYEAIVRGDDTFEAGIPESFNVLVKEMRSLGLNVELENTQVEEQPVRIPDAAE is encoded by the coding sequence ATGGCCCAGACCCAGACGTTTAATGGCCGCAGGCGCGTGCGCAAGTTTTTCGGCAAGATCCCCGAAGTCGCGGAGATGCCGAACCTGATCGAAGTCCAGAAGGCTTCCTACGACCAGTTCCTCATGGTCGAGGAGCCTGAGGGCGGCCGTTTGGACGAAGGTCTGCAGGCAGTATTCAAGTCCGTCTTCCCGATTTCCGATTTCTCGGGATCTTCGATGCTGGAATTCGTGAAGTACGAGTTCGAGGCGCCGAAGTTCGACGTCGACGAATGCCGTCAGCGTGATCTGACCTATGCGGCGCCGCTGAAGGTGACGCTGCGCCTCATCGTGTTCGATATCGACGAGGACACGCAGGCCAAGTCCATCAAGGACATCAAGGAGCAGGACGTCTACATGGGCGACATGCCGCTCATGACGTCGAACGGCACCTTCATCATCAACGGCACCGAGCGCGTGATCGTGTCGCAGATGCACCGTTCGCCGGGCGTCTTCTTCGATCACGACAAGGGCAAGTCGCATTCTTCGGGCAAGCTGCTCTTTGCGGCGCGCGTCATTCCTTATCGTGGATCGTGGCTCGATATCGAGTTCGATTCCAAGGACATCGTGCACGCCCGCATCGACCGCCGCCGCAAGATTCCGGTGACCAGCCTTCTGATGGCGCTCGGCATGAACGGCGAGGAGATCCTGTCTACCTATTACGACAAGATCACCTATCAGCGTGACGGCGACCATTGGCGCATCCCGTTCAACGTCGAGCGTTTCCGCGGCCTCAAGGCCGTCGGCGACCTTGTCGATGCCGACACGGGCGAGATCGTCGTGGAAGCCGGCAAGAAGATCACCGCACGTCAGGCGCGCCAGCTTGCCGAAAAGGGCTTGAAGGCGATCAAGGCGACCGACGAGGACCTGGTCGGCTCCTACATCGCCGAGGACATCGTCAACCCGGAGACGGGCGAGATCTATCTCGAGGCCGGCGACGAACTGGAGATGACGGTCGATGCGAAGTCGGGCGAGCGCAAGGGCAATCTTGTCGATCTCCTGGCCTCGAACGCGGACCAGATCGAGATCCTCGACATCGACCACGTCAATGTCGGCGCCTATATCCGCAACACGCTGGCCGTCGACAAGAACGAGTCGCGCCAGGAAGCGCTGTTCGACATCTACCGGGTGATGCGCCCGGGCGAGCCGCCGACGCTGGAGACGGCGGAAGCGATGTTCAATTCGCTGTTCTTCGATTCGGAACGTTACGATCTTTCGGCCGTCGGCCGGGTCAAGATGAACATGCGTCTTGAACTCGACTGTCCCGATACTGTGCGCGTGCTGCGCAAGGAAGACATCCTTGCCGTCGTCAAGACGCTGGTTGAACTCCGAGACGGCAAGGGCGAGATCGACGATATCGACAATCTCGGCAACCGTCGCGTGCGCTCTGTCGGCGAATTGATGGAGAATCAGTACCGCGTCGGGCTGCTCCGCATGGAGCGTGCGATCAAGGAGCGCATGTCCTCGATCGAGATCGACACGGTCATGCCGCAGGACCTGATCAACGCCAAGCCGGCGGCGGCCGCCGTGCGCGAGTTCTTTGGCTCCTCGCAACTTTCGCAGTTCATGGACCAGACCAACCCACTCTCCGAGATCACGCACAAGCGTCGCCTCTCCGCGCTTGGGCCGGGTGGCCTGACCCGCGAGCGCGCCGGCTTCGAGGTGCGCGACGTCCACGTCACGCATTATGGCCGTATCTGTCCGATCGAGACGCCGGAAGGCCCGAATATCGGCCTTATCAACAGCCTGGCGACTTTTGCTCGCGTCAATAAATACGGCTTCATCGAGAGCCCGTACCGCAAGATCGTCGACGGCAGGGTATCGAGCGATGTCGTCTATCTGTCGGCGATGGAGGAGGCCAAGCACTATGTTGCGCAGGCCAACGCCGAACTCGACAAGAACGGCGCCTTCGCCGATGAATTCGTCATCTGCCGCCATGCGGGCGAAGTAATGATGGCTCCGCGCGAGAACGTCGACCTGATGGACGTTTCGCCGAAGCAGATGGTGTCGGTCGCCGCGGCGCTCATCCCGTTCCTCGAGAATGACGACGCCAACCGCGCCCTGATGGGCTCGAACATGCAGCGTCAGGCCGTGCCGCTGGTGCGTGCCGAGGCTCCGTTCGTCGGCACCGGCATGGAACCGGTGGTGGCGCGCGATTCCGGTGCCGCGATCGGTGCTCGCCGGGGCGGCGTGGTCGACCAGGTCGACGCGACGCGTATCGTCATCCGCGCGACCGAGGACATCGAGCCGGGCAGGTCCGGCGTCGACATCTATCGGCTGCAGAAGTTCCAGCGGTCGAACCAGTCCACCTGCATCAACCAGCGCCCGCTGGTGCGCATGGGCGACCGCGTGAACAAGGGCGACATCATCGCCGACGGCCCCTCGACGGATCTCGGCGATCTGGCGCTCGGCCGCAACGTGCTCGTCGCCTTCATGCCGTGGAACGGCTACAACTATGAGGACTCCATCCTCCTCTCCGAGCGCATCGTCGCCGACGACGTCTTCACCTCGATCCATATCGAGGAGTTCGAGGTCATGGCGCGCGACACCAAGCTCGGGCCGGAGGAGATCACGCGCGACATCCCGAATGTGTCGGAAGAGGCGCTGAAGAACCTCGACGAGGCCGGCATCGTCTATATCGGCGCGGAAGTGCAGCCAGGCGACATCCTGGTCGGCAAGATCACGCCGAAGGGCGAAAGCCCGATGACGCCGGAAGAGAAGCTTCTGCGCGCCATCTTCGGCGAGAAGGCTTCCGACGTCCGTGACACCTCCATGCGCATGCCGCCCGGGGCGTTCGGCACGGTCGTGGAAGTGCGCGTCTTCAACCGCCACGGCGTGGAGAAGGACGAGCGCGCCATGGCGATCGAGCGCGAGGAGATCGAGCGTCTCGCCAAGGACCGCGACGACGAGCAGGCGATCCTCGACCGCAACGTCTACAGCCGCCTCAGCGACATGCTCGACGGCAAGGAGGCGATCGCCGGTCCGAAGGGCTACAAGAAGGGCAGCAAGCTCAACGCCGAGATGCTGGCAGAGTATCCGCGCTCGCAGTGGTGGCAGTTCGCCGTCGAGGACGGAAAGCTGCAGGGCCAGCTCGAGGCGTTGCGCGGCCAGTACGACGATTCCAAGAGCGCGCTCGAACAGCGCTTCATGGACAAGGTCGAGAAGGTGCAGCGCGGCGACGAGATGCCGCCCGGCGTGATGAAGATGGTCAAGGTCTTCGTCGCGGTGAAGCGCAAGATGCAGCCGGGCGACAAGATGGCCGGCCGTCACGGCAACAAGGGTGTCGTGTCGCGCATCGTGCCGGTCGAGGACATGCCGTTCCTGGAGGACGGTACGCATGTCGACATCGTGCTCAATCCGCTCGGCGTGCCGAGCCGCATGAATGTCGGCCAGATCCTCGAGACGCATCTCGGCTGGGCCTGCGCCGGCATGGGCAGGCAGATCGGCGAATTGATCGAGGCCTACAAGGAGAGCGGCAACATCAAGCCGCTCAGGGCCAAGGTCGAGAACCTGATCCCGTCGAACGACCGCAACGAGCCGGTGAGGAGCTACGACGACGAGTCGGTCGTCCGCCTCGCCGACCAGATGAAGCGCGGCGTGTCGATCGCCACGCCGGTATTCGACGGCGCGCACGAGTCCGACATCAACGGCATGCTGGAAGAGGCGGGCCTCAATTCCAGCGGCCAGTCGACGCTCTATGACGGACGCACGGGCGAACCTTTCGATCGCAAGGTGACGGTGGGCTACATATATATGCTCAAGCTTCACCATCTCGTGGACGACAAGATCCACGCGCGTTCGATCGGACCGTACAGCCTGGTCACCCAGCAGCCGCTGGGCGGCAAGGCGCAGTTCGGCGGCCAGCGTTTCGGCGAGATGGAGGTGTGGGCGCTCGAAGCCTATGGCGCCGCCTACACGCTGCAGGAGATGCTGACGGTGAAGTCGGACGACGTGGCCGGCCGCACCAAGGTCTACGAGGCGATCGTCAGAGGCGACGACACGTTCGAGGCGGGCATTCCCGAAAGCTTCAACGTGCTGGTCAAGGAGATGCGCTCGCTCGGCCTCAATGTCGAACTGGAGAATACCCAGGTCGAGGAACAGCCGGTCAGGATTCCGGACGCCGCTGAGTAA
- the rplL gene encoding 50S ribosomal protein L7/L12: MADLSKIVEDLSKLTVLEAAELSKLLEEKWGVSAAAPVAVAAAGGAGAAAAAPAEEKTEFDVILAEAGAQKINVIKEVRAITGLGLKEAKDLVEGAPKAVKEAVSKDEAEKIKAQLEGAGAKVELK; encoded by the coding sequence ATGGCTGATCTCTCAAAGATCGTTGAAGACCTGTCGAAGCTGACCGTCCTCGAGGCGGCCGAGCTTTCGAAACTGCTCGAAGAGAAGTGGGGCGTTTCCGCCGCCGCTCCGGTGGCCGTCGCTGCTGCCGGCGGCGCTGGTGCCGCCGCTGCGGCTCCGGCCGAAGAGAAGACGGAATTCGATGTCATTCTCGCCGAAGCCGGCGCCCAGAAGATCAACGTCATCAAGGAAGTCCGCGCCATCACCGGTCTTGGCCTGAAGGAAGCCAAGGATCTGGTCGAAGGTGCTCCGAAGGCGGTGAAGGAAGCCGTTTCCAAGGACGAAGCGGAAAAGATCAAGGCCCAGCTCGAAGGAGCCGGCGCCAAGGTCGAGTTGAAGTAG
- the rplJ gene encoding 50S ribosomal protein L10, translating into MDRAEKREFVTGLNDVFKSTGSVVVAHYAGLTVAQMNDLRSKMRAAGGTVKVAKNRLAIIALQGTESEGMQALFKGQTLIAYSDDPVTAPKVASDFAKTNDNLVILGGAMGSTTLDADGVKALAALPSLDELRARIVGMISTPATRIAQIVNAPAGQLARVFGAYARKDEAA; encoded by the coding sequence GTGGATAGAGCGGAAAAGCGCGAATTCGTCACGGGCCTGAACGACGTGTTCAAGAGCACGGGTTCGGTGGTCGTGGCCCACTATGCCGGTCTGACCGTTGCGCAAATGAACGACCTCAGGTCGAAAATGCGCGCCGCGGGCGGCACCGTCAAAGTCGCGAAGAACCGTCTCGCCATCATCGCTCTTCAGGGCACGGAATCCGAAGGCATGCAGGCGCTGTTCAAGGGACAGACGCTGATTGCCTATTCGGATGATCCGGTCACGGCACCGAAGGTCGCATCCGACTTCGCCAAGACGAATGACAATCTCGTCATTCTCGGCGGAGCGATGGGGTCGACCACGCTCGATGCGGACGGGGTCAAGGCGCTTGCGGCCTTGCCTTCGCTCGACGAGCTCAGGGCCAGGATCGTCGGCATGATCTCCACGCCGGCGACCCGGATCGCACAGATCGTCAACGCACCGGCGGGCCAGCTTGCCCGTGTGTTTGGCGCTTATGCCCGGAAGGACGAGGCGGCATGA
- the rplA gene encoding 50S ribosomal protein L1 has protein sequence MAQKIAKRVAKAREGIDRDKSYSLDDAVKLLKERATAKFDETIEIAMNLGVDPRHADQMVRGVVNLPNGTGRNVRVAVFAKDAKAEEAKAAGADIVGAEDLVAKVQGGEIDFDRCIATPDMMPLVGRLGKVLGPRGMMPNPKVGTVTADVAAAVKASKGGAVEFRVEKAGIVHGGVGKASFDAGKIAENARAFADAVIKAKPTGAKGNYVKKVSMTSTMGPGLKIDVSSLTAS, from the coding sequence ATGGCACAGAAGATTGCAAAACGCGTTGCCAAGGCCCGCGAGGGTATCGACCGCGACAAGAGCTATTCGCTCGATGACGCCGTGAAGCTCCTCAAGGAGCGGGCGACCGCCAAATTCGACGAGACGATCGAGATTGCGATGAATCTCGGTGTCGATCCGCGCCATGCCGACCAGATGGTCCGCGGTGTGGTCAATCTGCCGAACGGTACGGGCCGCAACGTCCGTGTCGCCGTCTTTGCCAAGGACGCGAAGGCGGAGGAGGCCAAGGCCGCCGGAGCCGACATCGTCGGCGCGGAGGATCTCGTGGCCAAAGTGCAGGGCGGCGAGATCGATTTCGACCGCTGTATCGCAACGCCCGACATGATGCCGCTGGTCGGCCGTCTGGGTAAGGTGCTCGGCCCGCGCGGCATGATGCCGAACCCGAAGGTCGGTACGGTTACGGCCGATGTGGCCGCTGCCGTCAAGGCGTCCAAGGGCGGTGCGGTCGAGTTCCGCGTCGAGAAGGCCGGCATCGTGCATGGCGGCGTCGGCAAGGCCTCTTTCGATGCGGGCAAGATCGCGGAGAACGCGCGCGCTTTCGCCGATGCGGTCATCAAGGCCAAGCCGACAGGCGCAAAGGGCAACTACGTCAAGAAGGTCTCCATGACCTCGACGATGGGCCCGGGCCTCAAGATCGACGTGTCAAGCCTGACGGCGTCCTGA
- the rplK gene encoding 50S ribosomal protein L11, translating to MAKKVAGQLKLQVPAGSATPSPPIGPALGQRGINIMEFCKAFNAQSQEMEKGSPIPVVITYYQDKSFTFTMKTPPVAYFLKKAAKLKSGSKEPGKVSAGKVDRAKVREIAEAKMKDLNANDVEAAMRMVEGSARSMGLEVVG from the coding sequence ATGGCTAAGAAAGTTGCAGGCCAGCTCAAGCTCCAGGTCCCGGCCGGATCGGCGACGCCGTCGCCCCCGATCGGCCCGGCGCTCGGTCAGCGTGGCATCAACATCATGGAGTTCTGCAAGGCGTTCAACGCGCAGAGCCAGGAGATGGAAAAAGGTTCGCCGATCCCGGTGGTGATCACCTACTACCAGGACAAGTCGTTCACCTTCACCATGAAAACGCCGCCGGTGGCCTACTTCCTGAAGAAGGCTGCGAAGCTCAAATCCGGCTCGAAGGAGCCCGGAAAGGTCAGCGCCGGCAAGGTCGACCGGGCAAAGGTGCGCGAGATCGCCGAAGCGAAGATGAAGGACCTCAACGCCAACGACGTCGAGGCCGCGATGCGCATGGTCGAGGGTTCCGCCCGCTCCATGGGCCTGGAAGTGGTGGGCTGA
- the nusG gene encoding transcription termination/antitermination protein NusG, with amino-acid sequence MTARWYIVHAYSNFEKKVAEDIENKAKQKGLGDAIEQIVVPTEKVVEVRRGRKVDAERKFFPGYVLVRANLTDAVFSLIKNTPKVTGFLGDSKPVPITDAEAERILHQVQEGVERPKPSITFEIGEQVRVADGPFASFNGSVQEVDEERSRLKVEVSIFGRAVPVDLEFGQVEKT; translated from the coding sequence ATGACTGCGCGGTGGTACATCGTCCACGCCTACTCGAATTTCGAGAAGAAGGTCGCCGAGGACATCGAGAACAAGGCCAAGCAGAAGGGCCTTGGCGATGCGATCGAGCAGATCGTCGTGCCGACCGAGAAGGTCGTCGAGGTACGGCGCGGCCGCAAGGTCGATGCCGAGCGCAAGTTCTTTCCGGGTTATGTGCTGGTCCGCGCCAATCTCACCGACGCGGTGTTCAGCCTCATTAAGAATACGCCGAAAGTGACGGGTTTTCTTGGCGATTCCAAGCCGGTGCCGATCACGGATGCGGAGGCCGAACGCATCCTGCATCAGGTGCAGGAGGGCGTCGAGCGGCCGAAGCCGTCGATCACCTTCGAGATCGGCGAGCAGGTGAGGGTGGCCGACGGGCCTTTCGCCTCGTTCAACGGCTCGGTGCAGGAAGTGGACGAGGAGCGTTCGCGCCTGAAGGTCGAGGTTTCGATCTTCGGCCGAGCGGTGCCCGTCGATCTGGAGTTCGGGCAGGTCGAGAAGACCTGA
- the secE gene encoding preprotein translocase subunit SecE: MASKTTNPFTFLQQVRAEGSKVTWPTRRETLISSLMVIAMSFLAAIFFFAADQIMSLGVEFILGLGR; encoded by the coding sequence ATGGCGTCAAAAACGACGAATCCTTTTACCTTTCTCCAGCAGGTGCGGGCGGAAGGCTCGAAGGTCACGTGGCCGACCCGTCGGGAGACGCTGATTTCCTCGTTGATGGTGATCGCGATGTCGTTCCTGGCCGCGATCTTCTTCTTCGCCGCTGACCAGATCATGAGCCTGGGGGTCGAGTTCATTCTCGGCCTCGGACGATAA
- the tuf gene encoding elongation factor Tu: MAKAKYERTKPHVNIGTIGHVDHGKTSLTAAITKFFGEFKAYDQIDAAPEEKARGITISTAHVEYETDKRHYAHVDCPGHADYVKNMITGAAQMDGAILVVSAADGPMPQTREHILLARQVGVPSIVVFLNKCDQVDDAELLELVELEVRELLSKNEFPGDDIPIVKGSALVALEDGDKKLGEDAIRELMAAVDSYIPTPERPIDQPFLMPIEDVFSISGRGTVVTGRVERGIVKVGEELEIVGIRPTQKTTCTGVEMFRKLLDQGQAGDNIGALLRGIDREGVERGQVLCKPGSVKPHTKFKAEAYILTKEEGGRHTPFFTNYRPQFYFRTTDVTGIVTLAEGTEMVMPGDNVTVDVELIVPIAMEEKLRFAIREGGRTVGAGVVVSIKE, translated from the coding sequence ATGGCCAAAGCGAAATATGAGCGTACGAAGCCGCATGTGAACATTGGGACGATTGGTCATGTTGACCATGGGAAGACGTCGTTGACGGCAGCGATCACGAAGTTTTTCGGGGAGTTCAAGGCGTACGACCAGATTGACGCGGCTCCGGAGGAGAAGGCGCGTGGAATTACCATTTCCACCGCCCATGTGGAGTACGAGACGGACAAGCGGCATTACGCGCATGTGGATTGCCCGGGTCACGCGGACTATGTGAAGAACATGATCACGGGTGCCGCGCAGATGGACGGCGCGATCCTGGTTGTGAGTGCGGCGGACGGCCCGATGCCGCAGACGCGCGAGCACATTCTCCTGGCGCGTCAGGTCGGCGTTCCCTCGATCGTGGTGTTCTTGAACAAGTGCGACCAGGTGGACGATGCGGAGCTTCTGGAGCTTGTCGAGCTCGAGGTTCGCGAGCTTCTGTCGAAGAACGAGTTCCCCGGCGACGACATTCCGATCGTGAAGGGTTCGGCGCTGGTTGCGCTGGAAGACGGCGACAAGAAGCTTGGCGAGGATGCGATCCGCGAACTGATGGCGGCGGTGGATTCCTACATCCCGACGCCGGAGCGTCCGATCGACCAGCCGTTCCTGATGCCGATCGAGGACGTGTTCTCGATCTCGGGCCGCGGCACGGTCGTTACGGGTCGCGTCGAGCGCGGCATCGTGAAGGTTGGCGAGGAACTCGAGATCGTCGGCATCCGTCCGACGCAGAAGACGACGTGCACGGGTGTGGAGATGTTCCGCAAGCTTCTGGACCAGGGCCAGGCGGGCGACAACATCGGCGCGCTGTTGCGCGGCATCGACCGCGAGGGCGTTGAGCGCGGCCAGGTTCTGTGCAAGCCCGGTTCGGTGAAGCCGCACACGAAGTTCAAGGCGGAGGCGTACATCCTGACGAAGGAGGAGGGAGGCCGTCATACGCCGTTCTTCACCAACTACCGTCCGCAGTTCTACTTCCGCACGACGGACGTGACGGGGATCGTGACGTTGGCCGAGGGCACCGAGATGGTGATGCCGGGCGACAACGTGACGGTGGACGTGGAACTGATCGTGCCGATCGCCATGGAGGAGAAGCTGCGCTTCGCCATCCGCGAAGGCGGCCGCACCGTCGGCGCCGGCGTCGTCGTCTCGATCAAGGAATAA
- a CDS encoding DUF1467 family protein has translation MGWITIAALFFVIWWVMLFASLPIVFHKSGSQADESSEGGTDTRRKSRRGLVVILVNTLATAVIVGALAVAVNIYGLNPDVFPHIIPE, from the coding sequence ATGGGCTGGATCACGATCGCCGCGCTTTTCTTCGTCATCTGGTGGGTGATGCTGTTCGCTTCGCTCCCGATCGTTTTTCACAAATCGGGAAGTCAAGCGGACGAGTCCTCCGAAGGCGGGACCGACACCCGGAGGAAGTCGAGACGCGGTCTCGTCGTCATTCTGGTCAACACGCTGGCTACCGCCGTCATCGTCGGGGCGCTAGCCGTTGCCGTCAATATCTACGGCCTCAACCCCGATGTCTTTCCGCATATTATTCCGGAATGA
- the mce gene encoding methylmalonyl-CoA epimerase — MLGRLNHVAIAVPDLAAAAASYRDTLGAKVGEPQALPEHGVTVVFIDVGNTKIELLEPLGEASPIAAFLEKNPSGGMHHVCYEVGDILAARDRLRAAGARVLGDGEPKSGAHGKPVLFLHPKDFQGTLIELEQA; from the coding sequence ATGCTCGGCCGTCTCAACCACGTTGCCATTGCCGTTCCCGATCTCGCGGCCGCGGCTGCCTCCTATCGTGATACGCTCGGCGCGAAGGTCGGCGAACCGCAGGCCTTGCCGGAGCATGGCGTCACCGTCGTCTTCATAGACGTGGGCAACACCAAGATCGAACTGCTGGAGCCGTTGGGCGAAGCTTCGCCGATCGCCGCTTTCCTCGAGAAGAACCCGTCCGGTGGCATGCACCATGTCTGCTATGAGGTCGGCGACATTCTGGCGGCCCGCGACCGGCTGAGGGCGGCAGGCGCTCGTGTGCTTGGCGATGGCGAGCCGAAGAGCGGCGCGCATGGCAAACCGGTGCTGTTCCTTCATCCGAAGGATTTCCAGGGCACGCTGATCGAACTCGAACAGGCCTGA
- a CDS encoding ribonuclease J yields the protein MADSNELVFVPLGGVGEIGMNLALYGYGPASAREWIIVDCGVTFPTPELPGVDLVLPDTRFIEENVSSLHGMVITHAHEDHYGAVLDIWPRLGGVPVWMTPFTAGLLAAKRASEPGAPQVPVKIYNAGERFIVGPFEIEAIAVNHSIPEPVSLAIISPAGTVVHTGDWKIDPEPTIGPLIDEARFRAIGDRGVLALVCDSTNALREGESPSEEAVAKSLAKLIAEAPGRVAVTTFSSNVGRIRSVAEAARDAGRKVMVMGRSLKRVIDVATEIGYLEGLPEFMDEDEYGLTPRAELVILCTGSQGEPRAALAKLARDEFKNVSLAKGDTVIFSSRVIPGNEKAILSIKNGLIDQGVTVIEDSDALVHVSGHPRRNELRRMYEWLKPKIAVPVHGEAAHLVAHAELAKAAGVADVPRVRDGDMVRLSPGKAEVVDQVPFGRVYKDGKLIGGDEAVGLKERRKLSFAGHVAVNVVLDDGYEMAGDPDLAAMGLPKEDATGEDFEELLVDAAVGAIDSIPRQRRRDLDLVSDAVRRAVRAAANEAWGKKPIVTVFVTR from the coding sequence ATGGCGGATAGCAACGAGCTTGTCTTCGTGCCGCTGGGCGGGGTCGGCGAGATCGGCATGAACCTGGCACTCTATGGCTATGGACCTGCGAGCGCGCGCGAATGGATCATCGTCGATTGCGGCGTCACCTTTCCGACGCCCGAACTGCCCGGCGTCGACCTGGTCTTGCCCGATACGCGCTTCATCGAGGAGAACGTTTCCTCGCTCCACGGCATGGTCATCACCCATGCGCACGAGGATCACTACGGCGCTGTGCTCGACATCTGGCCGAGGCTCGGCGGCGTCCCTGTCTGGATGACGCCGTTCACGGCCGGCCTGCTGGCGGCCAAGCGAGCCTCCGAACCGGGCGCGCCGCAGGTGCCGGTGAAGATATACAACGCCGGTGAGCGCTTCATCGTCGGGCCGTTCGAGATCGAGGCGATTGCCGTCAACCATTCTATTCCGGAGCCGGTATCGCTCGCCATCATCTCACCGGCCGGCACCGTCGTCCACACCGGCGACTGGAAGATCGACCCGGAGCCGACCATCGGTCCGCTGATCGACGAGGCGCGGTTCCGCGCTATCGGCGACCGGGGCGTTCTGGCGCTCGTCTGCGATTCCACCAACGCGCTGCGCGAAGGCGAATCGCCGTCCGAAGAAGCGGTGGCAAAAAGCCTCGCCAAATTGATAGCGGAGGCTCCCGGCCGCGTGGCCGTGACGACCTTCTCCTCCAATGTCGGCCGCATCCGCTCGGTTGCGGAAGCCGCGCGAGACGCGGGCCGCAAGGTGATGGTGATGGGCCGCTCGCTGAAGCGCGTCATCGATGTCGCCACCGAGATCGGCTATCTCGAAGGCTTGCCCGAATTCATGGACGAGGACGAATACGGACTGACGCCGCGTGCCGAACTCGTCATCCTGTGCACGGGAAGTCAGGGAGAACCGCGCGCCGCGCTTGCCAAGCTCGCGCGCGACGAGTTCAAGAACGTATCGCTGGCGAAAGGCGATACCGTGATCTTCTCCTCGCGCGTCATCCCCGGCAACGAGAAGGCGATCCTTTCCATCAAGAACGGCCTCATCGACCAGGGCGTGACGGTCATCGAGGATTCGGACGCGCTGGTGCACGTGTCCGGTCATCCGCGCCGCAACGAGTTGAGGCGCATGTATGAATGGCTGAAGCCGAAGATTGCCGTGCCGGTGCATGGCGAAGCGGCGCATCTTGTCGCGCACGCGGAACTGGCGAAGGCAGCCGGCGTCGCCGACGTGCCGAGAGTCCGCGACGGCGACATGGTACGGCTCTCGCCCGGCAAGGCGGAAGTGGTCGACCAGGTGCCGTTCGGCCGCGTCTATAAGGACGGCAAGCTGATCGGTGGCGATGAGGCGGTCGGCCTCAAGGAGAGGCGGAAGCTTTCCTTCGCGGGGCATGTGGCCGTCAATGTCGTCCTCGATGACGGCTATGAGATGGCCGGCGATCCGGATCTCGCCGCGATGGGCCTGCCGAAGGAAGACGCGACGGGAGAGGATTTCGAGGAGCTTCTGGTCGACGCCGCTGTCGGCGCCATCGACAGCATCCCGCGCCAGCGGCGCCGCGATCTCGATCTTGTCTCGGATGCCGTCCGCCGTGCCGTGCGCGCCGCCGCCAACGAGGCCTGGGGCAAAAAGCCCATCGTCACCGTCTTCGTTACGCGATAG